From the genome of Acidobacteriota bacterium, one region includes:
- a CDS encoding ABC transporter ATP-binding protein, with the protein MTSNTGDRIGLTGPVLTCTAIRKTFGSLVAVNDVSFHIDPGETYGLLGPNGAGKTTVLSLVVGVLEADGGEVVVAGEIMNPKATRAKTAVGYVPQDVAIYPDLSARENLMFFGRLVGLSGRTLKNRAAQVLEIVALSDRAKERTSRFSGGMRRRLNIGIGLMHKPRLLVLDEPTVGVDPQSRNAILESVDAMATEGMAILYTTHYMEEAERLCDRIGIIDDGKIVAEGTRRELVQEQGGLDSVHIGITGHGLPAANAAMELESVYQASVGDKSIELIVTDARASLAGIIKVVVETGANITGVEIDEPNLESVFLHLTGKALRD; encoded by the coding sequence ATGACGAGCAACACCGGCGACCGTATCGGTCTGACGGGCCCGGTGCTCACGTGCACAGCGATTCGCAAAACTTTTGGCAGCCTCGTCGCAGTGAACGATGTCTCTTTCCACATCGATCCTGGTGAGACGTACGGGTTGCTGGGTCCCAACGGTGCGGGCAAGACGACCGTGCTCAGCCTGGTGGTCGGGGTGCTCGAGGCCGACGGCGGCGAGGTAGTTGTTGCCGGCGAGATCATGAACCCGAAGGCGACGAGGGCGAAGACAGCAGTCGGCTACGTCCCACAGGACGTCGCCATCTACCCCGACCTGTCAGCGCGGGAGAACTTGATGTTCTTCGGAAGGCTTGTCGGGCTGTCAGGCAGAACGTTGAAAAATCGCGCCGCCCAGGTGCTCGAAATCGTCGCCCTCTCCGACCGAGCAAAAGAGCGAACATCCAGGTTCTCGGGTGGCATGAGACGGCGGCTCAACATCGGCATCGGCCTCATGCATAAGCCGAGGTTGCTCGTTCTCGACGAGCCAACGGTCGGTGTCGACCCGCAGTCTCGAAACGCCATTCTCGAGTCGGTCGACGCAATGGCCACCGAAGGCATGGCGATCCTCTACACGACGCACTATATGGAGGAAGCGGAACGCCTCTGTGACCGCATTGGCATCATCGACGACGGGAAGATCGTTGCAGAAGGTACGCGGCGCGAGCTCGTCCAAGAACAGGGCGGACTCGACAGTGTCCACATTGGGATCACTGGACACGGCCTACCTGCCGCCAACGCAGCCATGGAACTCGAAAGCGTGTACCAGGCGAGTGTGGGCGACAAATCCATCGAACTGATAGTTACGGACGCCCGTGCGTCGCTTGCCGGGATCATAAAAGTCGTGGTCGAGACAGGCGCAAACATCACCGGCGTCGAGATCGACGAACCAAACCTTGAGTCGGTGTTCCTCCACCTCACCGGCAAAGCACTGCGGGACTAA
- a CDS encoding ABC transporter permease — translation MIAVLFAIKDTRQRIRDKSAITLGFLAPLGLAVIFSLIIPDVSAGEFTMELGVVGVEQSEMGALFQSQVVDELDDALFAVTYFDTASEARAAVERLDVFAVIEFPDGIDAAVAQGGGQIKVITTNEAPISGEIATSIARQFGGDVSGVQLAVAAGLFNGGTDPEALAALTVDTPIRLAVVDSQAADRQLDISTFFAAGMSVFFLFFTVQFAVSGLVQERTDGTLPRLLSSPIHPGSIIAGKGLAALALGVVSMFVLITATSWQIGANWGNPIGVGMLVFGGVLSAIGIMAMIATVARTAEQASTMQSVVAVVLGLLGGSLFPVSQGPVILSKISLATPHAWFLRGLADLAGGDGPSAAVPAFLALLAFAFITGGLASIRIRKMVRL, via the coding sequence ATGATCGCTGTCCTCTTCGCTATCAAAGACACCCGTCAGCGGATTCGAGACAAATCAGCGATAACACTCGGTTTTCTTGCGCCCCTAGGTCTGGCGGTCATCTTCTCGCTCATCATCCCGGATGTGTCTGCCGGTGAGTTCACGATGGAACTCGGCGTCGTAGGCGTGGAGCAGTCCGAGATGGGTGCGTTGTTCCAAAGCCAAGTTGTAGATGAACTCGACGACGCATTGTTCGCCGTGACCTACTTTGACACGGCGAGCGAGGCCCGCGCCGCGGTCGAACGGCTCGACGTGTTTGCGGTGATCGAGTTTCCCGATGGCATCGACGCCGCGGTCGCGCAAGGTGGTGGCCAGATCAAGGTCATCACGACAAACGAAGCACCCATCAGCGGGGAAATCGCCACTTCCATTGCCCGCCAGTTCGGGGGCGACGTTTCGGGTGTCCAATTGGCTGTCGCAGCGGGGCTGTTCAACGGCGGGACCGACCCAGAGGCATTGGCAGCCCTGACCGTCGACACCCCGATTCGGCTGGCAGTGGTCGATTCGCAAGCGGCAGACAGGCAGCTCGACATCTCCACATTCTTTGCGGCGGGGATGTCAGTGTTCTTCTTGTTTTTCACGGTTCAATTCGCGGTTTCGGGACTGGTGCAAGAACGTACCGATGGCACCTTGCCGCGGCTGCTTTCGTCACCGATCCATCCCGGGTCGATCATCGCAGGCAAGGGACTTGCCGCTCTCGCGCTCGGGGTGGTTTCGATGTTCGTCTTGATCACGGCAACGTCATGGCAGATCGGCGCAAACTGGGGCAACCCGATCGGGGTTGGCATGCTCGTTTTCGGCGGGGTCTTGTCTGCGATCGGGATCATGGCCATGATCGCCACGGTGGCTAGGACAGCCGAGCAGGCGTCCACGATGCAATCTGTTGTCGCCGTAGTTCTCGGTCTGCTCGGAGGGTCGCTGTTCCCAGTCAGTCAAGGGCCGGTGATTCTCTCGAAGATCTCCTTGGCCACACCACACGCATGGTTCCTGCGAGGGCTCGCCGACCTCGCCGGAGGCGACGGCCCGAGCGCGGCCGTGCCCGCATTCTTGGCTTTGCTTGCGTTCGCATTTATCACCGGTGGCCTTGCCAGCATCCGGATACGGAAGATGGTGCGCCTGTGA